Proteins found in one Bremerella volcania genomic segment:
- a CDS encoding TIGR01777 family oxidoreductase yields the protein MFTFRSKIPVSVATAFHWHEQPGALDRLIPPWEDIQIEQRSNSIAPGSRVVLKMHVGGFPVRWVAEHTALEPNKYFHDRQVSGPFAKWEHTHRFLPSEDGHCVLEDEVDYQIPGGSLGDRFGKSKVEKMLLQMFRYRHDTTTHDLIAHARYQERPTMKIAITGASGLVGSQLGPFLTTGGHHVVSISRSAGEDTIQWDIKKQEIDAAKLEGLDAVIHLAGESVAARWTDKKKQAIRSSRVDGTRLLCQSLAKLENKPKVLVCASAMGFYGDRGDEILSEASPPGDGFLADVCQEWEAAAQPARDAGIRVVNARLGIVLSPKGGALAQMLTPFKLGVGGKIGSGKQWWSWISLDDVVGSLHHLMMNDAIQGPVNLCTPKAVTNEEFTKTLGKVISRPTFLPVPAFAAKLAMGEMADEMLLSSCRMEPKVLEQTQYHFRDPNLERCLRKLLGRQ from the coding sequence ATGTTTACATTTCGCAGCAAAATACCTGTCTCGGTTGCCACGGCGTTTCATTGGCACGAGCAGCCCGGGGCGCTCGATCGGTTGATCCCTCCGTGGGAAGACATTCAGATCGAACAGCGCAGCAATTCGATCGCGCCCGGCAGCCGCGTCGTGCTCAAGATGCACGTGGGGGGCTTCCCGGTGCGGTGGGTCGCCGAACATACGGCGTTGGAACCGAACAAGTACTTTCACGATCGCCAGGTTTCCGGCCCCTTCGCCAAGTGGGAGCACACGCACCGCTTCCTTCCCAGCGAAGACGGCCACTGCGTGCTGGAAGACGAAGTCGACTACCAGATCCCCGGCGGCAGCCTCGGTGATCGGTTCGGCAAGTCGAAGGTCGAGAAGATGCTACTGCAGATGTTTCGCTATCGGCACGACACGACCACCCACGATTTGATCGCCCATGCCCGTTACCAGGAACGTCCCACCATGAAGATCGCCATTACCGGTGCCAGCGGCCTGGTCGGTTCGCAGTTGGGGCCGTTCCTCACCACCGGCGGGCACCACGTCGTCTCGATTTCGCGTTCGGCCGGCGAAGACACGATTCAGTGGGACATCAAAAAACAAGAGATCGACGCGGCGAAGCTCGAAGGACTCGATGCGGTCATTCACCTGGCCGGTGAAAGCGTGGCCGCGCGGTGGACCGACAAGAAGAAACAGGCCATCCGCAGTTCGCGTGTCGATGGAACCCGGCTGTTATGCCAATCGCTGGCGAAGCTTGAGAACAAGCCTAAGGTCTTGGTGTGTGCTTCAGCGATGGGATTCTATGGCGATCGCGGCGATGAGATCTTGAGCGAAGCCTCGCCCCCAGGGGATGGTTTTCTGGCCGACGTGTGCCAGGAGTGGGAAGCGGCCGCGCAGCCTGCTCGTGATGCGGGCATTCGCGTGGTGAATGCTCGTTTGGGCATTGTGCTCAGCCCCAAGGGAGGCGCCCTGGCTCAGATGCTGACGCCGTTCAAGCTGGGTGTTGGCGGCAAGATCGGTTCCGGCAAACAGTGGTGGAGTTGGATCTCGCTAGACGACGTCGTCGGTTCGCTGCATCACTTGATGATGAATGATGCTATTCAAGGGCCGGTCAACCTGTGCACGCCGAAAGCAGTCACCAACGAAGAGTTCACCAAGACGTTGGGTAAAGTGATTTCCCGCCCGACGTTTCTCCCCGTGCCAGCCTTCGCGGCGAAGTTGGCCATGGGGGAAATGGCCGACGAGATGCTCCTTTCCAGTTGCCGCATGGAGCCGAAGGTTCTCGAACAAACCCAGTACCACTTCCGCGACCCCAACCTGGAACGCTGTCTGCGGAAGCTGTTAGGGCGGCAATAA
- a CDS encoding isocitrate/isopropylmalate dehydrogenase family protein yields MSHQVCLLSGDGIGPEITNVVREIIDAAGVKIEWIPCEAGLGSFEKNGDPLPQETLDKIRSTKLALKGPLATASGTGFRSVNVSLRKELQLYANYRPAKSLKGVPAPFENVDLIVVRENTEGLYSGLEHTVVPGVVESLRVITEAGSRRIAEFAFETARSLGRKRVTCIHKANILKLSDGLFLDTCNKVAKDYPDIQYDDCIVDAAAMKMVLNPHQFDVLVMENLFGDILSDLASGLVGGLGVTPSGNLGTDAAVFEAVHGTAPDIAGKNMANPTALLLSATMMLKHMNEAEAAKKIEASLFSVLEEGKTLTGDLKGSASTTDFAEAIIAKLDTVAV; encoded by the coding sequence ATGTCGCACCAAGTCTGTCTGCTTTCCGGCGATGGCATCGGGCCTGAAATCACCAATGTCGTGCGGGAAATCATCGACGCGGCCGGCGTGAAGATCGAATGGATTCCATGCGAAGCGGGGCTCGGGTCGTTTGAAAAAAATGGCGATCCGCTGCCGCAAGAGACGCTCGACAAGATCCGTAGTACCAAGCTCGCTCTGAAAGGCCCCTTGGCCACCGCCAGTGGAACCGGTTTTCGCAGTGTGAACGTCTCGCTCCGCAAAGAACTGCAACTATATGCCAACTACCGTCCGGCCAAGTCGCTTAAAGGAGTACCGGCTCCGTTTGAAAATGTCGACTTGATCGTCGTCCGCGAGAACACCGAAGGTCTCTACAGCGGGCTCGAACACACGGTCGTTCCCGGCGTGGTGGAAAGCCTTCGCGTGATTACCGAAGCAGGCTCGCGGCGAATTGCCGAATTCGCTTTCGAGACCGCCCGCAGCCTGGGCCGCAAACGCGTGACCTGCATTCACAAAGCCAACATCCTGAAACTCAGCGACGGGCTGTTCCTCGATACGTGCAACAAGGTCGCCAAGGATTACCCCGACATCCAGTACGACGACTGCATCGTCGACGCCGCCGCGATGAAGATGGTCCTCAACCCGCACCAGTTCGATGTGCTGGTGATGGAAAACCTGTTCGGTGACATCCTCTCGGACCTGGCCAGCGGTTTGGTCGGCGGCCTGGGTGTGACCCCCAGCGGCAACCTCGGAACCGACGCCGCCGTCTTCGAAGCCGTCCACGGCACCGCCCCCGACATCGCCGGCAAAAACATGGCCAACCCGACGGCTCTGCTGTTAAGTGCCACGATGATGCTCAAACACATGAACGAAGCGGAAGCCGCGAAAAAGATCGAAGCCTCGCTCTTTTCCGTTCTGGAAGAAGGCAAAACGCTCACCGGCGATTTGAAGGGGAGTGCCTCGACGACCGACTTCGCCGAAGCGATTATTGCGAAGCTGGATACGGTGGCGGTTTAG
- a CDS encoding SixA phosphatase family protein: MIRMILMRHAKSSWEDDVADFDRPLNRRGLRDAPRIAAELSDRGWCPDVVVHSAALRTTQTWELMASHFPEVRQVVSEKSLYHGSPSDIRRVAESLPADCGTSLIIGHNPGWELAVHQLSSQNVRMTTANAALFENVASDWQSAFDDPTAWKLIDVLRPKELAW; this comes from the coding sequence ATGATACGAATGATTTTGATGCGGCACGCCAAGAGTTCTTGGGAGGATGATGTCGCGGATTTTGATCGCCCTTTGAATCGTCGCGGTCTGCGAGATGCTCCTCGCATCGCTGCGGAACTATCGGATCGAGGCTGGTGCCCCGATGTGGTGGTTCACTCTGCCGCCCTGCGAACCACCCAGACCTGGGAATTGATGGCAAGCCATTTTCCCGAGGTACGCCAGGTTGTTTCCGAGAAATCGCTGTATCACGGATCTCCGTCCGATATTCGACGCGTCGCGGAATCATTGCCTGCGGATTGCGGCACCTCTTTAATCATCGGGCACAACCCAGGGTGGGAATTAGCGGTTCATCAATTGTCAAGCCAAAACGTCCGCATGACAACCGCTAACGCCGCGTTATTTGAGAATGTTGCCAGCGACTGGCAATCGGCCTTTGACGATCCCACCGCCTGGAAATTGATTGACGTGCTGCGTCCGAAAGAACTCGCCTGGTAA
- a CDS encoding Ppx/GppA phosphatase family protein: MSQQPTEIRLTGLDAENGTSHGDEPVRCAAIDIGSNSMRLVVAQKLAGFDYRVLDEERESTRLAHSLSVHGNLDPEAIDNSISALRRFKKIAEGFGVYDIRTIATCAVREAGNGGYFCERAKSEVGIDIEVISADMEGQLAFRSVAQAFDVRDMNVVIADIGGGSTEIVFACGGHIEEILPTKLGCVRVTEQYGINEELFTTPDSLKKMIAGIDKELKPMIKQRPFVPQVLFGTGGTFTTLASILMMQRGEVGQMEWGYRVHRADVSHTLDTLSKMTIKERKSVPGLSADRADIIVAGIAIIDRLMHRLDVNTLRIHDRGIRDGLMLTMMEELEPGSAEDKEAEEQRRQEAMSTFARSCGVDMIHTQHVANLAVSLFRQMTPMFDLRETDDETIYAAAMLQDVGYLINYEKHHKHSYSLILNSQLPGFSRHALEIVANVARYHRGANPKKKHANFTRLSENDQTRVKQLAAILRVAGALDRSHRQQVSKVEVTKHPDHVFVSIEATGDPEVDLWAARSRTELFCKAFDTDIRFGLHRPAVSRVSSD, encoded by the coding sequence ATGAGCCAACAACCGACCGAGATCCGTCTGACAGGCCTCGATGCGGAGAACGGCACGTCCCACGGAGACGAACCGGTCCGCTGCGCCGCGATCGATATCGGCTCGAACAGCATGCGGCTGGTGGTCGCGCAGAAGCTGGCCGGTTTCGACTATCGCGTACTCGACGAAGAACGCGAGTCGACGCGTCTCGCCCACAGCCTGTCGGTTCATGGGAACCTCGATCCGGAAGCGATCGATAATTCGATCAGTGCCCTGCGCCGGTTCAAGAAAATCGCCGAAGGCTTCGGCGTCTACGATATTCGCACCATCGCCACCTGCGCCGTGCGAGAAGCGGGCAACGGCGGGTATTTTTGTGAACGGGCCAAGAGCGAAGTCGGCATCGATATCGAAGTGATCTCGGCCGACATGGAAGGTCAGCTCGCGTTTCGCAGCGTCGCTCAGGCCTTCGACGTTCGCGACATGAACGTCGTCATCGCCGACATTGGGGGCGGCAGCACCGAGATCGTGTTTGCCTGCGGCGGCCATATCGAAGAGATCCTGCCCACCAAGCTAGGCTGCGTACGGGTCACCGAACAGTACGGCATCAACGAAGAACTCTTCACAACGCCGGATAGCCTGAAAAAGATGATCGCCGGCATCGATAAGGAATTGAAGCCGATGATCAAGCAGCGTCCTTTTGTGCCGCAGGTTCTCTTTGGTACCGGCGGTACGTTCACCACGCTGGCCAGCATCCTGATGATGCAGCGCGGCGAAGTGGGGCAGATGGAGTGGGGTTATCGCGTTCACCGCGCCGACGTCAGCCACACGCTCGATACGCTCAGCAAGATGACGATCAAGGAACGTAAGAGCGTGCCGGGGCTCAGCGCCGATCGGGCCGACATCATCGTCGCCGGCATCGCCATCATCGACCGCCTGATGCATCGTCTGGACGTCAATACGCTGCGGATCCACGACCGCGGCATTCGCGACGGGCTGATGCTGACCATGATGGAAGAGCTTGAGCCAGGCTCGGCCGAAGACAAAGAGGCTGAAGAGCAGCGTCGGCAGGAAGCGATGTCGACGTTCGCCCGGAGCTGCGGCGTCGATATGATCCACACGCAGCACGTCGCCAACCTGGCCGTTAGCCTGTTTCGTCAGATGACGCCGATGTTCGATCTGCGGGAGACCGACGACGAAACGATCTACGCGGCGGCCATGCTGCAGGACGTCGGTTACCTGATCAACTACGAAAAGCACCACAAGCACAGCTACAGCTTGATTCTCAACAGCCAACTGCCAGGCTTTTCGAGACATGCACTGGAAATCGTGGCCAACGTGGCCCGATACCATCGTGGCGCAAATCCTAAGAAAAAGCATGCGAACTTCACTCGTTTGAGCGAGAATGATCAGACGCGGGTCAAGCAGTTGGCGGCCATCTTGCGGGTAGCCGGAGCGCTCGACCGCAGCCACCGCCAGCAAGTTTCCAAGGTGGAAGTCACCAAGCATCCCGACCACGTCTTTGTTTCGATCGAGGCCACCGGCGACCCAGAGGTCGATTTGTGGGCAGCCCGATCTCGCACCGAGTTGTTTTGCAAAGCGTTCGATACCGACATCCGGTTTGGGCTTCATCGCCCGGCGGTGAGTCGCGTTTCGAGCGACTAG
- a CDS encoding CHAD domain-containing protein — protein MGKNTNWLGKIEPGHAISEVAKEAISTRSSRMLEYLPLAANRWKEDVEYVHHLRTWSRRTQAALQLFASLLPLKRSTAVRKATQKLRKAGGEARDLDVFMKRIRKAKFVIGDDDKAEVLTFLKGLRKAAQPKVVQAWEWGKSENLAKKFEGVILRTRWREVAEEESVEQMAPTLLEPLVVRFFHFSNMLSESPESLHQMRIEGKKVRYAMELVECGFPDSFREELYPAFEEVQSKLGAINDHHTAVEKIQAWQNETATKKFPAFLLQMADHERVQFDEKAEAFRIWWTEARAQELKEHFDHYLGGLGLSPTT, from the coding sequence ATGGGAAAGAACACCAATTGGCTCGGCAAGATCGAGCCAGGGCATGCCATATCGGAAGTCGCGAAGGAAGCGATCAGCACGCGTTCCAGTCGCATGCTCGAGTACCTTCCGCTGGCTGCCAATCGCTGGAAGGAGGACGTCGAGTACGTCCATCATCTGCGAACGTGGTCGCGCCGTACCCAGGCTGCCTTACAGCTGTTTGCTTCGCTGCTTCCGTTGAAGCGTTCGACCGCTGTCCGCAAAGCGACCCAAAAGCTGCGCAAAGCAGGCGGCGAGGCCCGCGATCTGGATGTTTTCATGAAGCGGATTCGCAAGGCCAAGTTCGTCATTGGTGACGACGACAAGGCCGAGGTGCTGACGTTTCTCAAAGGACTTCGCAAAGCCGCGCAGCCCAAGGTCGTCCAGGCCTGGGAGTGGGGCAAGTCGGAAAACCTGGCCAAGAAGTTCGAAGGGGTCATCCTCCGCACGCGTTGGCGCGAAGTCGCCGAGGAAGAGTCCGTCGAGCAGATGGCGCCCACCTTGCTCGAACCACTGGTGGTACGCTTCTTTCACTTTTCGAACATGCTGAGCGAATCGCCCGAGTCGCTGCATCAGATGCGGATCGAAGGGAAGAAGGTCCGCTACGCGATGGAGCTAGTCGAATGCGGTTTCCCCGATAGCTTCCGCGAAGAACTCTACCCTGCGTTTGAAGAGGTGCAGTCGAAGCTGGGCGCGATCAACGACCATCACACGGCCGTCGAAAAGATTCAAGCCTGGCAGAACGAAACGGCCACCAAGAAGTTCCCGGCGTTTCTGTTGCAGATGGCCGACCACGAACGTGTCCAGTTCGACGAGAAAGCCGAGGCATTTCGGATCTGGTGGACCGAAGCCAGGGCCCAGGAACTGAAAGAGCACTTCGATCATTACCTGGGCGGCCTGGGGCTGTCACCCACGACTTAA
- a CDS encoding hydrolase — protein MTEPLPNPLLMTPENTLLLVIDMQEKLLPSIPESERIVWNARRLLDGAEILGIPALGTEQYRKGLGATVEPLAAKLGEMPDKLHFSSCQAIVAKLEELNRPKILIAGIEAHVCVQQTALDLLSLGYDVYLAADAVGSRFSYDQEIALRRMESTGVTLTTTEAALFEWCRAAGTPQFKQISQLVREEKP, from the coding sequence ATGACTGAACCACTTCCCAATCCGCTGCTGATGACGCCAGAAAACACGTTGCTGCTGGTAATCGACATGCAGGAGAAATTGCTTCCGTCGATTCCCGAGAGCGAGCGTATCGTCTGGAACGCGCGCAGGCTTCTGGATGGGGCCGAGATCCTCGGCATTCCAGCCCTGGGGACCGAGCAGTACCGCAAAGGGTTGGGTGCGACCGTCGAGCCGTTGGCCGCCAAACTGGGCGAGATGCCGGATAAGCTTCATTTCAGCAGCTGCCAGGCGATTGTCGCGAAGCTGGAAGAATTGAACCGACCCAAGATCTTAATCGCCGGCATCGAGGCCCACGTCTGCGTGCAGCAAACGGCGCTCGATTTGCTTTCGTTGGGCTATGACGTCTATCTGGCCGCCGATGCCGTGGGGTCGCGATTTTCGTACGACCAGGAGATCGCCTTGCGGCGGATGGAGTCGACCGGTGTGACGCTGACTACCACCGAGGCCGCGCTGTTTGAATGGTGCCGGGCCGCTGGCACGCCGCAGTTCAAACAGATCAGCCAGCTGGTTCGCGAAGAGAAGCCTTAA
- the hslV gene encoding ATP-dependent protease subunit HslV gives MRIRSTTILAVRHNDEVAIGGDGQVTMNTSVMKSDASKIRPLLGGKVWCGFAGSTADAFALMERFESFLKDFPGNVPKAATELAKQWRTDRAMRRLEALMVVVDAQQTLLLSGTGDVIQPTDGILGIGSGGNYATAAAKALVKHSDLSAEEIVRESLLIAAAIDIYTNDNIKIHRVEMD, from the coding sequence ATGCGAATTCGCTCGACGACCATTCTGGCCGTTCGCCATAACGATGAAGTCGCCATCGGCGGCGATGGCCAAGTTACCATGAACACCAGCGTGATGAAATCGGACGCCTCGAAGATCCGTCCTCTCTTGGGTGGAAAAGTCTGGTGCGGGTTTGCCGGTTCGACCGCCGATGCATTCGCGTTGATGGAACGTTTCGAGTCGTTCCTCAAAGATTTCCCCGGCAATGTTCCCAAGGCCGCGACCGAGCTGGCCAAGCAGTGGCGAACCGACCGGGCCATGCGCCGCCTGGAAGCGCTGATGGTGGTGGTCGACGCTCAGCAGACGCTGCTACTTTCCGGTACCGGCGACGTCATTCAGCCGACCGACGGCATCCTGGGGATTGGCTCAGGCGGCAACTACGCGACCGCGGCGGCCAAGGCCCTGGTCAAGCATAGCGACCTGTCGGCCGAAGAGATCGTTCGCGAAAGTTTGCTGATCGCCGCGGCGATCGATATCTATACCAACGACAACATCAAAATACATCGCGTGGAGATGGACTAA